TGCCTGGAAAttccaaggaaaaaataaaggctggTCAGTTTGACAACATGCTGTTGGTTCTGTTAAAAAAACTTTCTCCATGTGTCTATGCATCAGCAttcttttggtttatttcttcaCCTGCTTTTGTTCTGATCACAGGAGCAGGGTGACTGACACCATggcattttctccattttacatCTCCATCTGAATGCTCATTCCTCTCTCTTGAGATCACAAGAATATCTTGTATGTTGTTGGTTTCACGTATGGCCAGTGTAGCTGGGTGTATGCATTTGTTTTGCCTGTGGTGTGATAGAAGGAAGTGTGTCCCAAAGTTTACATTGTTTTATTAACATTTACTATTGACATTTCATTTATCAATTCATTATAAAAAAACATTATGAATGTATACTGAAGTAATGCCTAAAAGCCCAAGTACCTAGACAAAGTCCATAATGCTAACAAGTGCACACACAGAGGACTAATGCATTTACAATCTAAAAATTGTAAAAACAGATGGACATAGCCATCTCCcggagaaaaaagaaataagaagacAGAATTAGTCAGTGTGATAGACAATGATCACAGCAGTGACTGTCCATCTGCTGGCAAGTGGTTTCCAGGTATCATAGCATAGGTCATCTGCAGAAGggatttaaagaagaaaaattatcttgTTTTGTAGGTATTTAGAAGGAATTTGTCGTAGGCATGATGAAGAATATCATAGGAGAGTGATGGAAGATAATACAAAGGTCACTTAAAGGTCCTTAATGCTGAATGAGAGAAAAGAGATAGGAGGAAATAGGTAGAGGACAGAAACCCAGACAAAATTCCAGATAGGAAAGTCTCTCTTTCCAAGTATATTTTAACCCACATAAGACAATGCTTGTGATATCCAAGTCTGGAAGTGAACTTGCTTATGTCATTTCTGCCAAGGCCTGTACATTGTCTAATGGTATTAATAAATAGTTCATCtacagagcagggagggagagaccGGGATGTTAAGCTCACTGAAATCCATGGCTGTATCGTTCAGCTCAAAGACTGCAGAAGACATACAGACCAAACCCTTCAAGTCTAGATGCTCCATTTGGCTCTGGCTCAGCTACAAGAGTCAGTCTCTTTCTTCAGTCTCTCTGTTACTCTTCCTGTATCTCCCCAAGCATTTGCTCTTCCCTAGTCACCACAACAATGATGATTAATGTCTTTTTCTGGCAAATATAAGGCAATGGTATTGATGAGACACAAGAGAACAATCTCATAAAATCATTAGGCatgtttaagaaaataacaCACGTTCATGATCACCCATCCTAGTTTGCAGAAATTATGCTTGCTATGGGAGAAACATTAGTAATGAGACAGAGAATAAGTAGAAGGAGGCAGGAATTGTAATAAGACATTCTGAACACAGTTTCAGTCACAAAATTCAGAATGAGAGCTTGGTATTTAAGCTAACTCTGTTCAAGAGCTACTGATAGCCCAAAGAAAATTCTACAGTCACTCAGATCCTAGAGGAATTTTGACAAATGATTTTTACATAGGTTGCCTTCAGTTACATTAGTTTTCACATGCACATAGCATACACTTGTATATGAGTAAAGGGTATTGCTATgcacctttctttttcattagaaatgtaTCCTGAGTGATGTTCTTGTGAAAACCTGAAAGCTAAATTTCAGTGTATTGTTTCCAGAATttaactgaaatacattttgctaAAATTTGCCAGCACTGGATTCTTTGTTTGAATTActcatttgtttatttgttttgtttgtttctgtgagatgacaaccaaagaaaaagatataactttatattttcttattgcAGGTTATTCGCCTATAGGGACAACAGATTAACAACGGAACCATCAAAAGAGTATCTATTCAAATACaaagggttttattttggtGTAAATACTTCACTTGAGTATGTAGTTTTCCTGGTGGATTTTGAAATCAAAGATAGTGTCATATTTATAACTACTTACCCAAAATCAGGTAAGAATGGAATTGTTTCTAAAGAGGGCAAAAATCTTCCTTCATTCAGCCATTTAACTGCAGAAGTACCTAGGGTTGTTAGCTTTGCTTTTAGAACTGAATCGCCTCTGAGTATGTGCAGTGTAGCATGAAGTACAAACCCTGCATAGCCATGGCCTGAACAGCCTGAACACAAGGTTCCTGCTCACATCCAACTGAATTGGGCTACCTCGTTTCTGGACTCAGTCTTGCAGGTGTACTCAGAGCAAGCTACACACAAACCAAACTGACCTCCTGTGCCTCATGAAACACATATATAATtttggcagggctgggtgcatGAGTGTTGGAGATGATTGTGGGGTATCTGGAATGATTTGTGGGCTCACATGGAAGGTGGTTTGGGGGTTGCTGCATCCAAATTACAACCAAGTAGGAGATCAGAGCAAATATGAGTCAATGATGTACACCTCCTTTCAAGGGTAATGAAGTATTATTTACCTACATGGCAATACAGGACACTAGTGTGATGAGTTCTGCATTCCTATTTGTGAAGCAAATGCAACTGAACAACCACCTGGCTTCACTGCCATCGTACATGAAATGTAAAGCCTTGACATACTTAGACCTGTGTCTTTCCATACAGGGTCACTTTATGCTCTAAAACTGGTCCACCCATTTTCCAAGGCTGCATTTCTTTAGTGATTAGTAATTAATGACTTGATCATGTATTAAGCAGTGATTTATGACTAAAGCCGCAACACCTCTGGTACCAATCTGTGCTTGTACTTTCAAGGCCTCTGCTATCCTTTTCGGTTTGTGCTCTTGGGAAcctctgctgttttcctttggtttaCTTCAGCAGCCTTCAAGATGGTGCCTTTGGATAACATAGCCAGTGTTTTGTTAGCATATGTCCTTTTCCTAGGGTCACTGAACATCTTGCTGGAATTCACTATTCCCTCAGGTATTCAGTGAAATACCTGAGGCAGAAAGACATCCTTGAGTGAAGCCCAGAAGGAGTGGCAGCAAGCACCAGGTGTGGTTGTGATGAAGGTAGATGCGGTACGAGAAGCCTGTGGAGGGATCGTGGACAACAGAGCGAGGGGACAGGGAGCCCAGGCGATGCTAGCTCCTGGCCAGGCAGCACTGGGGTGAGCTGTCCAAGtaaggcagagagggaggatgAGAAGGCAGTATTTAAGGGGTAAAGATGTCATGGCACTGAGATGACCATATCTTTGGAAGCAGGAGTTTTGTGTTGCAAAGTGATGGGCTACCCTGGGACAGGAGGGAGTTGGAAGATGATTTTGAGTTATGAGTTGCACAgaatgttctctctctctcattcacACCTTTTCCTCTATCCTGCCCCACcatcctctttcttcctcaccAGTTATCAGTCTAAGGTACCCTCCAATCCTTCTGTTGAATTTCTACCACTGCGCAGAAAAATTGTCCAGGTTAATTATGCCAAGAAGCACTAGACAGTCAACACAGCTGTAAAATCACTGGGTATTGTTCCTCTGAATCCTAGggctatttctttttcttgcataGTGACTTTAAACCTACAACATGCATACAGTCTGATCTCCAGAACCAAGAGCTTCCTTCCCAGGTGAGGTCTTAAGACTAGGCTTCAGTTTCAGatgccttcctttctctgtgcttgTTCAGGGTAACCTACAGCAATAATTCAATGCTCTTCTGCATTGATTGGAATTCTCTCAAGTGTCCATCTTTACTGGCCTATGGtataaaaggggaaaggaaCCAGTGCTAGTATAGTGCTGAGGAGGCCAGAGGACCTGGATTTAAACAGTTCTGCTCATTGCCCAAGTGGGCTAATCATTCAAAATTTGCCTCCCACCATTACCAGCTGGCACATGAACACATACTGGCACAGCGGTCAGCCACCTTCAAGGTCCTGCCTTTTTAGATCATCCTTGCCAGCAGCTGTGACCCAAGAGTCAGACCTTCCCCAAGGAACTTTAGAAAGCCTGTTGCCACAAGCATTTGCTTTGTGGGGCTCATTTGTGCTTTACAAACCCAGTGTTATCGGCTGTTTGTTTCATGACATCTCACAAAACTTTGCAGGAGTTCTGGAAGCAAGGGTCTTTTCCAGATCCGCTCAGTATGAGATATTTTCAGGGACATGGCCCACAGACATGCAGCAATTCATGTTACCACAAGAGGGTGAGGACAGACATAATTTGTGTGGAAGTTGAGTGGGTGAAGGAACTGAAGGTTTAGTTACTGGCCATGGGTTTTCTGCAgggacaaaacaaaaatatgcttCCTTTCTGCACTCAACAGTCACCAAGACAAGGTTTGCTTCCTTCAGTATGTGAGGTTGTATTTATCTTCACAAAGTGAAACTCATTATAGCTGTGCAGAGACTCTGTTTATGACAATATActatctttattaaaaaaaaaaaatcaagcaaggttaaaataaaaaggtttccTTCTCAGGAACTGTGGACTCAAAACATTTTGAGCTTAATAATTCATGAAGGCTACCATAATGGAACAGAAAATGTGGAGACCATGTACAGAATCCCATggctggaataaaaaaaaaaaaggattatgcAGATCTTCCTTTGCCTTGTGTTTTTGCCACCCACCTGCCTTAATACTTCATTCTAAGAGACCTGAGAAACAAAAGAGGACACGTAAGTGATGCTATTTTTACAAGTTCCTTAAAACCAACCATGCTGATTTGCCTCAGTGAATTGGTCTAAATcctacctttttcttctttccgTTCCCCATGTCTAGGCATAAATATCAGCTGCCTCGTAGATATGGTGAGATCAGGGATCTTCTAAAGCTCATTTCTTCCGTTTCCTTTTGCTAAATCTCTCAGCCCCAACACTGTTAGAGAGGGGTGGTGCATCTCAGGAGGATCTGCCAGGGTCAAAGACTTGCACTGATTTTCCCCTTGTGAAAACATCCGATTCCAGTGAAGTTATAAGtctgaaaaaaagtcttgcaCACTGAAAATCTGATCAGGACAGGACTATAGTAGGTAGAGATGGAATGTGAGAACTGCCTTTTCTTGCTCCCCAGTGCTGTGAGTTTCTGAATAGGACTCTCCACAATGAACTGTGCCATAGCTCAGGGCCCGTCTCCCATGGAAAATGCCTCTTTAGAGAGAGGTGTAACCAGGCTACTACACTAAGGCTCACTGACAGAACATGGACATAGAGGCAAGTGTGAATACATGTATGAGATGTATACTTCTAGTAGCACACTGAGAATGACATAGCTGCCTTAGAGCAAATTGTTACTTTGCTCCCTAGCAAAGGATCTCATACTTCTGCTAGTCTTTCTTATAGTGGTCCCAGTGACTTCTGCCCCTTCCACCCTTACTTCTGACGTAGGGCTACCCATGGCTGAGTGGAGAGCtgtgcagagctctgcccaCAGGGGCTATGGAGGCAAGCTCTTAGTGCTGCTGTTACCTTCTTCATAGATACAGGTGTAATGGGAAACTGCAACGTGCACACCAGTCTCTTCACAGTACCAGTGAAGTTTGGAAGAGAAAGCTCACATGCAGATTTGAAATCCAAACGACGCCCACCAAAGAATGAGAAAATTGCCCCAAAATCACACAGATTACGTATGTCAGAAAATAGGGAAATTGTtgtgacttcagaaaaatattgctggggggggggtgtggtgtGATCTTTTCCACCTCTGCTTGAATATGTCACTCATGTTGTTCATATTTTGTATCAAACAACAGAATAACTTCTGCTATTTCAGGTCAGAGGTTTTGAACTAGGCATTTACTGAGTTTTCCTGGAATGCATTTAGGAATCCTTATTTTATATACCTTGGAAATAATGGTTTTGCTAAAGATAATCAGATACATTTTCAATTAAGCAGGAATCAAAAGTAGACATTTTACCCAGTTAGAAAGGCAGTCTAAGAGCATGATTCTTCTGTCTCTCCCTGGAAACACTCGTAACCTCGTAAGGGCGACATGCCAGgctctattttctctccctaaTTAGACACTAAGTGTTAAGGAGCAGAAGCTTAGTAGAAGCCAGCACATGCTGCTGGTCGAGAGGCAGAAGGCTGCCCATCTCACTGGTGGTGCCTGAGGCAGCAGCTCTCGTGTGGTCAGGAGTCAGCAGGAGCCAAAATAACCCTTGCCCATAAAACAGCTCCTTCTTTTAAGACGCCAGGGCTCCCTCTCACATGTCACTCAAAATCTGCCTGCATGCTGCCTCAGGCACCAGCACCACAGGCCAGGAGTTTAGGTCACAGAGTACTGATGCTGTCAACACTACCAAAGCTGGGATTTAAAAGAAACTCTTCTTCATTTCATCGTAACTGTACACAGAAACGTGAAGCTGAATCAACCTAATGATTTTCTAGGGTTGTTATTGCAACCTGACCGCCTTGCACAAGTGAACAGTATCACTGAAGACTGTAACGCTGATCCCGTGAAGAGAATTAGCCGCAGGCACTGAATGACTGCAACTACAGAAATACCACCACCTATAAACAGATCAACAGTGCTACTTTATCCAGAATTTACCTACTGTGATTGTCACCTTCAAActgttttcacacatttttagTGGGACCTGTATGGAAAAATGCACTGATGGTCAGGGTAATGGAGTCCTTTAATATCTCCAAGACTAGTCTTATTATTTCACAGATTATTTATGTTACCAGGAACCCTAAGGATGTTATGGTTCCTTACTACCACTTCTCCAAATTCATGTCCACACTAGAGGAAGTATGAGATTTTAACCTTTTTATGAGAGATTTTTAGCTGGCAAAGGTAGGATATCTTTTTTACTAAGGAGCCTAAATCCTATTCCATGACCTCCGATTGAGTGGAGATTAATTATATCAGTAAATATCAATTACCAGATTCCTCAGCTATGCTGTAACCTGAATCCAAAGCTATAGAGGCTATCTGAGCTTGACACCAAAAGCTGGTCCAAAGGGAGTAGCATAGTCATGGctttgctgctccccaggcacGCTGCTTATTTTGTCCAAATTGGATGCTGACTCCAAATATAAACATGATGACTGAAAATCTCTTAACACTTTCTGTACTTGGTTAGTGGAGCTGAACCCATAAGAATAgacacagtacagcaaagacAGAGAAGTAGATTTTTTGCTTCTGCCAGTATTAGTTCAGATTACTAGAAACAAAAGGGGAGTTGCCACAGTAGCTCAGAGAATTTTCACAAAGACTGTGAGCATGCATCCCTCAAATTatcagaaaatgttatttaaaaaaacccttgcaaAGACCTAAATGACTGATAATTTTACTGGTTTACTGCTAGCTGCTAATAGTATTTCTCTTTATTCGTTTTAACAATTTTCCTTGCTAAGTACTTGCTGGTTTGTGGCTGGATCACGTTGCAGGCTGGTACACTCATGCAGAGGATTTCAATATACTCTTCCTTACctatgaagaaatgaaaaaggtgAGGTCAATTAGTATCACTGTATCCAAGATATTCTCTTCCTATATTGAGTGGATTTTCAGACAGCTCTTTATAATTACATTTCATATTGGAAAGTGCTTAATTCATTGTGGAGTAGATTCAAATTGAGACTTCTGAGAGGATGAAGTCATTTGTCTCGTTGGTTCAAGGTCTTATCAATTACTAGACAATTATTAGGTAAAACACTTCCCAATATGACAGAAGTTATCTTCACtgccaccccaaaaaaccctttCTGAAATAGTACGGAACAAGACTTTCGCAAGTATCTTCAACAGGAACGTTGTGCTCATAAGGACAGTTCCACTAAAGGAAAGGAGTGCTTAAGAGGCAGGCTTTAAAGTACTTGAGAAGCTCTCAAATTGCTGACCAGAAGTTTCCTGCTTGGTGCCAGCCCATGCCTTTGTGTGACTTCTCTTTTCTCCGAGGTGGGTGCCCTTCTCCTCACAGGCAACCCCCAGAGCGCCCCGGCCATGGCAGCGCAGCCCACGGCACATGCCACTGCACCGGTCCCTCACCCTTCGGAGCCTGGGGTCGCTCATGTCAAGTCCCTTGCTAGGACAAGACTGACAAAACCCCCATGGGTTGAGTGCCTTCACAGCAACAGGCGCGATTCCGGGGTGACTTTGCCAGTGCATCTAACACAATATGCAGACAGGGTTTGCAGCACGGGGAGCAGAGCACAGAATTCCCAATCTTCCATGGGCACACTGCTGCAGTGAGCTACACCATCACTGCTCTCCAGTATTCAACTAATGCAAATGAGACTATGCTCACATAAAAATTATCAGTTTTGCACCCAACATATACATCCTTTATTATCCTGTATTCCACTACTGTATGCATTTAGTTCTTTGCATCATCAAGACTCTTCAAAGTAACATTATTGCAGGATCTCAGAAGCACTGTGCTGAAGATCTGCAACTTCCTAGGCAAGAAGCTGAGCAAGGAAGAGGTGGACAGAGTTGTGAAACAGGCTGCATTTGAGAACATGAGAAAAGATCCCAGGGCAAACTATGGGAACCTGCCAGATGACATTGTAGCAAAAGGCAAAGGTAGTTTTCTACAAAAAGGTAAAGTGGAAGCAGTCCGATGCAACAACTATTTAATCCCATACTTCTTGGTGTGAGATGAACCTAGGGTTTCTGGTCTCAGCTGGAATGCCCCATTTTCAGAGGCTGAGTTCAGGTTGCtagcaaattaaatttataaaaacagttttaCTGACATGGCATCAGTGATTTTACCGTGTTTTCCTGAGGATAATAAAAAGGTAATGTTTTACTGATTGTAATGCAGGTTGTAACAGGCCTGTCAGATAAAGGAACGGATTTAAGGGTTGTACCGAGCCAGGgtaagatacttttttttactgtttcttacTTTTCAAGGCAAGAGTCACCTTAATGGTGTGAGTACAGACCTTCTTGACGAACTACCTTCCCAGTCTATACATGGCATCCCTGGGCTCCTGGGCATTGCTAAGATGTCCTAATGCTCAGTGTAGGAGGACACCTCCAGGGATTAAAGAGAGTGGTACactgagagaaaaacaagaggtGTTGCTTTTAATAATTTCCTCTTTGATCTCAAAGGAATCAATAAAACACCAGAACAAATGAGTTGAATAACTTTATGAGCAATCAGGATTATAGGTCTGTGCTGTTTTATTCACAGCGCCTAGATTTGGAAGCATGCCCTCAAAAGAGCTCACAGAGCCCCACTTGGCAGGCCAGCAACAGGGAGATGCCGAGGAAGCCAGGAATGGCTTCCCAAGACTAGCACTCACTGTCTGCAGTGAGCTTCAGGGGTGCACGTTCTGCTTCTCACCTCTCTTCACTGCCTCCTTCCTCAGGCACTATTGGGAGACTGGAAAAACATCATGACAGTGGCACAGAGTGAAAGGTTTGACAAAGttcttaaagagaaaatgaagaccCTGCCCATCAAATTCATCTGGGATATTAACAATGAAACATAGGCTGGTTTTGAGTTTCATCATCCTTTCATGTTTACACTGGATGGACATACCTGaattctggaagaagaaaatacatccATTTTCAGCTATGTTGTAGAAATAATAACGATGATAACTCAGTCACAAAATGTGAGTTGTCCAAGGAAGCTATTCAATTCCACCAGTTTCCTGTTTGTAACTTTACAAggtattttaatttactttcttaGTAAACGGACTTCCTTTCTTcatgtttgcttttactttcattggcTTTAATAATACCAGAGTTGCAGACAACCAAGTGAGGATAGATTGCTGTTGctaaaaactttctgaaaaatgtttcacttgTGCATTTTGTGAGGCTTCGTTTGGTAGAACCTTCAATGTCCAGACTG
This genomic interval from Pelecanus crispus isolate bPelCri1 chromosome 3, bPelCri1.pri, whole genome shotgun sequence contains the following:
- the LOC104032913 gene encoding LOW QUALITY PROTEIN: amine sulfotransferase-like (The sequence of the model RefSeq protein was modified relative to this genomic sequence to represent the inferred CDS: inserted 2 bases in 2 codons; substituted 2 bases at 2 genomic stop codons); this encodes MGTSQGVMQEASVAWREVILPGNSKEKIKAGQFDNMLLFAYRDNRLTTEPSKEYLFKYKGFYFGVNTSLEYVVFLVDFEIKDSVIFITTYPKSGKMWTQNILSLIIHEGYHNGTENVETMYRIPWLEXKKKKDYADLPLPCVFATHLPXYFILRDLRNKRGHIIYVTRNPKDVMVPYYHFSKFMSTLEEVXDFNLFXERFLAGKVLAGLWLDHVAGWYTHAEDFNILFLTYEEMKKDLRSTVLKICNFLGKKLSKEEVDRVVKQAAFENMRKDPRANYGNLPDDIVAKGKGSFLQKGKVEAALLGDWKNIMTVAQSERFDKVLKEKMKTLPIKFIWDINNET